Proteins encoded within one genomic window of Anastrepha ludens isolate Willacy chromosome 4, idAnaLude1.1, whole genome shotgun sequence:
- the LOC128861271 gene encoding G-box-binding factor-like isoform X2, with protein MKTSFVNASDFDYSSRPVYEGEQRRVLQYEQELHQQQQQLRQEQVQVEQDEALHQQQEQEHTQHQHNHQSPYLHHNHQQRSRQQQRHQDDNQSQSQQRSHHWQQQQARSAATASTIVYPSSSHIKHSPSSFIDADKKQPQQQQYSNRRESTVITEAKVESRDNASGTHNLTQSVIYIDDSNCDQPQDQRQPLKESNDDNSINNSNVSNSKFVNNKNGASVPNTTTKKQQASTIRYPGAAEPSKYQQHQRQQLQQQKSSSKRKRETGTKL; from the coding sequence ATGAAAACGTCGTTTGTGAACGCGTCCGATTTCGACTACTCCAGTCGCCCCGTGTACGAGGGCGAACAACGGCGCGTACTTCAATACGAGCAGGAACTgcaccagcaacagcaacagctgcGGCAGGAGCAAGTGCAAGTAGAGCAAGACGAGGCCCTGCATCAGCAGCAAGAACAAGAACATACTCAGCATCAACACAACCACCAGTCGCCATATTTGCATCATAATCATCAACAACGGTCTCGTCAGCAGCAGAGACATCAGGACGACAATCAGTCGCAATCGCAACAGAGATCGCACCactggcaacaacaacaagcaaggTCTGCCGCTACCGCATCAACAATTGTTTATCCATCCTCGTCGCATATAAAACACTCGCCGAGTAGTTTTATTGACGCTGATAaaaaacaaccacaacaacaacagtattcTAATCGACGTGAGAGTACAGTCATTACTGAAGCTAAAGTAGAGAGTAGAGACAACGCGAGCGGTACTCATAATTTAACACAGAGTGTAATTTATATCGACGACAGTAATTGCGATCAGCCTCAGGATCAGAGACAGCCACTAAAAGAGAGCAACGACGATAATAGTATCAACAATAGCAACGTAAGCAACAGCAAATTTGTGAATAATAAAAACGGGGCAAGTGTACCCAATACtacgacaaaaaagcagcaaGCGTCAACAATACGTTATCCCGGAGCAGCCGAGCCCAGCAAATATCAACAGCACCAACGGCAGCAGTTGCAGCAACAAAAATCGTCGAGTAAACGCAAACGCGAAACAG
- the LOC128861271 gene encoding G-box-binding factor-like isoform X1 yields the protein MKTSFVNASDFDYSSRPVYEGEQRRVLQYEQELHQQQQQLRQEQVQVEQDEALHQQQEQEHTQHQHNHQSPYLHHNHQQRSRQQQRHQDDNQSQSQQRSHHWQQQQARSAATASTIVYPSSSHIKHSPSSFIDADKKQPQQQQYSNRRESTVITEAKVESRDNASGTHNLTQSVIYIDDSNCDQPQDQRQPLKESNDDNSINNSNVSNSKFVNNKNGASVPNTTTKKQQASTIRYPGAAEPSKYQQHQRQQLQQQKSSSKRKRETEKLGLYC from the coding sequence ATGAAAACGTCGTTTGTGAACGCGTCCGATTTCGACTACTCCAGTCGCCCCGTGTACGAGGGCGAACAACGGCGCGTACTTCAATACGAGCAGGAACTgcaccagcaacagcaacagctgcGGCAGGAGCAAGTGCAAGTAGAGCAAGACGAGGCCCTGCATCAGCAGCAAGAACAAGAACATACTCAGCATCAACACAACCACCAGTCGCCATATTTGCATCATAATCATCAACAACGGTCTCGTCAGCAGCAGAGACATCAGGACGACAATCAGTCGCAATCGCAACAGAGATCGCACCactggcaacaacaacaagcaaggTCTGCCGCTACCGCATCAACAATTGTTTATCCATCCTCGTCGCATATAAAACACTCGCCGAGTAGTTTTATTGACGCTGATAaaaaacaaccacaacaacaacagtattcTAATCGACGTGAGAGTACAGTCATTACTGAAGCTAAAGTAGAGAGTAGAGACAACGCGAGCGGTACTCATAATTTAACACAGAGTGTAATTTATATCGACGACAGTAATTGCGATCAGCCTCAGGATCAGAGACAGCCACTAAAAGAGAGCAACGACGATAATAGTATCAACAATAGCAACGTAAGCAACAGCAAATTTGTGAATAATAAAAACGGGGCAAGTGTACCCAATACtacgacaaaaaagcagcaaGCGTCAACAATACGTTATCCCGGAGCAGCCGAGCCCAGCAAATATCAACAGCACCAACGGCAGCAGTTGCAGCAACAAAAATCGTCGAGTAAACGCAAACGCGAAACAG
- the LOC128861271 gene encoding G-box-binding factor-like isoform X3, translating to MKTSFVNASDFDYSSRPVYEGEQRRVLQYEQELHQQQQQLRQEQVQVEQDEALHQQQEQEHTQHQHNHQSPYLHHNHQQRSRQQQRHQDDNQSQSQQRSHHWQQQQARSAATASTIVYPSSSHIKHSPSSFIDADKKQPQQQQYSNRRESTVITEAKVESRDNASGTHNLTQSVIYIDDSNCDQPQDQRQPLKESNDDNSINNSNVSNSKFVNNKNGASVPNTTTKKQQASTIRYPGAAEPSKYQQHQRQQLQQQKSSSKRKRETGKY from the coding sequence ATGAAAACGTCGTTTGTGAACGCGTCCGATTTCGACTACTCCAGTCGCCCCGTGTACGAGGGCGAACAACGGCGCGTACTTCAATACGAGCAGGAACTgcaccagcaacagcaacagctgcGGCAGGAGCAAGTGCAAGTAGAGCAAGACGAGGCCCTGCATCAGCAGCAAGAACAAGAACATACTCAGCATCAACACAACCACCAGTCGCCATATTTGCATCATAATCATCAACAACGGTCTCGTCAGCAGCAGAGACATCAGGACGACAATCAGTCGCAATCGCAACAGAGATCGCACCactggcaacaacaacaagcaaggTCTGCCGCTACCGCATCAACAATTGTTTATCCATCCTCGTCGCATATAAAACACTCGCCGAGTAGTTTTATTGACGCTGATAaaaaacaaccacaacaacaacagtattcTAATCGACGTGAGAGTACAGTCATTACTGAAGCTAAAGTAGAGAGTAGAGACAACGCGAGCGGTACTCATAATTTAACACAGAGTGTAATTTATATCGACGACAGTAATTGCGATCAGCCTCAGGATCAGAGACAGCCACTAAAAGAGAGCAACGACGATAATAGTATCAACAATAGCAACGTAAGCAACAGCAAATTTGTGAATAATAAAAACGGGGCAAGTGTACCCAATACtacgacaaaaaagcagcaaGCGTCAACAATACGTTATCCCGGAGCAGCCGAGCCCAGCAAATATCAACAGCACCAACGGCAGCAGTTGCAGCAACAAAAATCGTCGAGTAAACGCAAACGCGAAACAG